The following is a genomic window from Elgaria multicarinata webbii isolate HBS135686 ecotype San Diego chromosome 9, rElgMul1.1.pri, whole genome shotgun sequence.
TGTATTATCAGACATAAAACAAGGCCACAAAGAAaaatttcctcctttttttgcaTTATGATCTGAAAAAGCAAGCAGACACCAATTACCATTCATCAAGTAGAAAAACTTCATAAAATTGCAAACATGCATTGTTCATGTTAGAACTATGTCCGACACGTGTTGTTTTGTATTAcaatgttgtctctgtgtattaTAAAACactgaataaaaatatttttaaaagatatgtaTATTGACTATTCACAATACCACTAACAGGTGAAGGATAAAATTtcagcatctgatgaaatttgCTTTAGAACGTGAAAGCACATGCAAGTTGTTCTTGGTATTTGTTACTGCTGTTCCACACAACCTTCCCTCTCTGCTTTCTTGCCACCTGTAATGATTTTGCCTATAAAAGCAGCCGCCATATTTGCAGCTGGTTTATGTCTTGAAAGTCCTCCTCCTAAACCCACCATCCTACTTGTGTGTGTTCTTGCATGTGAGGAAGACATTTTCTGGGAATTGGAGCTATAATTTACACAATCCTTTTACCATGCCAGAAGGAAAGTCGGATTGCCGTTCATtcattcacttttatttatttaggcgtAGTTATATATCACATTTCTGCCAAAGCACCCAAGGTGGTCTACAGTTTTAACATAGTAAAACAAACAGATGTTATAATATATATCCTCAGGCCAATTGAAGGTTTCTTCAAAAGCTGATGACAGGAGCTCCCTGGCCTGAATTCTCCTCTTCTGTCTTCCCTCAGGAAAGAAAGGCCTTAAGTAGCCCCGGTGAAGGTGTGGTAGGGGATGTGCCAACTGTTCTCTTCAGGAGCTGATGGCAGAATCTCCCTGGCCTGAGTTACAACATTTTCTCTCATTTTTCAAAAtggattatttattattcagaAGCTCAGTCCAGAGTAAAGCTGGAAACCAATTATGGGTGGAGTTTGTCCCTATCTTTCGTGGAAGTAGTATGGCAGGCCTGAACACATTTCAGTCAGCCCTGCCTTGAGGGCTTTCCATTTCTAAAACGTGTGTAAGGCATAAAGGGGCTTTTTGAGAGGGAAATGAGCAATGGGGAGCATGCTTAAAACAAGTATTACTGCTGCTATTAACGAGACTTGTAGAGATATAAGTCAGTGTGGTTGTTTGCCATGACTGCTCTGAAAGCCAAAATTGTACATAGGATAAGATGAAGCTATAACAAGCATTAGGCATTGTGGTAACCTCTTTTCCAGAGGTGACTAGACACCCATACTTCGAATGTGGTTACAAGAAACCCCTTGAGGTTCTCCAGATAGCACCCAAAATGTTTATATATCTCCAGCAGTTGTACATTTTACTCTGGCTCTtttatgacattattattattattattattattattattattttaaattttttattttctacaatacttaaacatacaccattacaattaaaacaaaacaacatactatataaatgttgaataacatcgatatcatatctatataacataatcaaacttaacatacaagtgcactccccacctcgggatctcattcctgattccaaaatctcatactttcttctgctggtggttccccacttcccttagaaaacacaaatattaggaactgtttccaaattccttcaaaatcatttgttttagctatacctcttctccatttaatattacaagtcaatttatcattaatagctatatcccatacttctttgtaccattcttcaatacaatattccccttgaatcttccagttcctagctacaatcaatcttgctgcagtcagcaaattcgttatcaattccttagtttcttttttacattttaaatcttcaaatagtgacagtaatgctacTTTAGGTGTTcgctctatcttcattcccacaattccttcagtctccaaaaacaccatcttccacaatttttgtacatatttgcctCTTATGACATTATTGACCATATCCCAATGGTCTGTGGGCCCGTTTGTTGCTAGTGAATGGAGGCTGCTAAGCTAGAGGTTGTTTGGGGCTCCCCTATGTGGCCATACTGAGAAGAACAGAACAGAAGTGTGGTAGAGccaactttaaaataataatcaccaaGCAGTGATGGAGTTCTGAATTCTTCCTTGGGTTCAATgttaaataaagggggggggggcgaggaaaaagaaaaaagtcagggaggCTGAGTTGAGAGAGAAAGGGATTTTGCTGTTGGTGGGCATAGTAAAACTATGTCTgaaaactcactctctctctctctctctctctccctactgccaaaagtagaaaagaaacaagaacatgaataataatacataaaatcattaaagaaacaaaggaattcactaattataaatcttagtGTATAAGTTTATGGAACATCTTCAATAAAACAGTCTAAGTAAATAATGAAAGTAAAACTACCTaatgaaagtaaaaatacaaGTTCTAGAACATATAAAAGGAACACATTCTAGtgtatgccattttgtgtgtCTGCGCGTATCAATCAGAAGAAATATTGGCAActgtacttggttggaattttGTCAAAAGTTTGAAGTGCCCCCAACataggaaatgaatggaaaccaCGGTGCCATAGTATCAGTCTTCAAATTTGGATTCCTTGCTCGTTGCACTTGCTGGGTTGTGTTCATGCCTACTCATTGTAGCCTTCCAAACTGTATTAGCCCACTGCTTTTTACTTTGGAGACTTCCAGTTACACGCTATACAGCAAAGGAGGGCAACTTTGGAGGATTTGAGGGTGAATTTCCATCCCCTGTCACCAGTCACTGCCACCGAAttactgctgaattttggcagcaatttgGCGGTGATAAAAATTTTTGGCAGCAATTTGGCGGTGATAAAAAAGccgctttcccccctttaaattaaaacaagGTGTACGAGTGCCTGCCTTGTTTAAAGGCAAAACCGCACCCTTGGAAGCCCTGGGAGGGTGTGATTTCGCATGAAAGCAAGATGcgtgctcctcttcctctgtttccAGCCTGCACTGCCGCTCTGAGGGAGAGGTTGCTGCTCCTTCTCTCGTCACAGCTTGGAGAGGGCAGCAGCCGCAGCCAAGAGAAGCAGCAGTGAGGTTTCGGGGTGCCAGGGATCGGCACTGAActctctgctggggtgtgggctctgGCAAGGGCCCAGCAAGGCCAACCTAGTGCTAGCCTTGCTTCAGATGGTGGTTCAGGAAGTTCGCTGCCTAAGAGTTAGATCATTCTGTCCTGCCCAGTATAAAAGATCCCAAGcaggtgaggctggtggctctgacaacAGTGGGGTTGTGGATCCGCCTtgggtttcaaccagaaccagcCTGAAGGagttattcaaggtgctgaacctagtttagAAATTGTGTTCAGcatcttggaaagctcctttagagtcctgagtggttctgactgaaacccagaatggattcacagcccgcACTGatctggagccaccagcctccgttgATCACAAGGTGTACCAAGGTATACTGGGACAGAGGTTCAATGGCCACTGtccctttgaaaatataaaagccaTCAGTTATTACAATCTGTCTCTTCCTCTACTCAAGATTCACAGATCCTGCTTAATCTGTCTGCCACCTCCTTCCATATTCCACCTTAAGGCTGTAACTAAATGCAGATTTCATGGCTTCAACATCAGCCAACTTTCCCCCTTCGCCTTTCCTGCTTTAACATCTAGCCAAGACTTCTGCACACCAGCACCCCCTACACGTGTCGAACTACATCTCCtgtggccatgctgcctggggatgatgggatttgtagtttggCCCATCTGGAGGCGGCGTCTCCAATGTATACCTgttacatctggagggtaccaggccaGGGAAGGCCTGATGATGAGTTCTGAAGGACCCAAAAGCTTGCTGATTATTCCTCGACATTTTGATTGATCTAAGAAAGGTATTGCCCTCCTGTGGATTATTGGAAGGGAGAATGTTGTGCACCTGCACTTGGTGGACATGATcatcttcttctccatttcgtaaccagctgcttcttcctcctcctccttctcctcctctaggCCTCTAGTCCTGGCTCTGGGCCAGAAAATATAATCAACATAAACCATTACGCTACGAAGAAAAGCGTGGCGGAGAGCATGCTGGATGTGGCGCTGTTCATGGCCAATGCCGCCCAGCTGAAGGCGGTGCTGGAACAGGGGCCCTCCTTCCAATATTATGCTGCCCTGACGGCGCTCATTGCCATTTCCCTGTTCTTCCAGACAGCCATTGGGATCCTCCTTATAGTGATGGGTAAGAGTTTTCTTTCTGCAGACCTCTCTGGCTTCTTTGCACAAGTCCTACAGCCAAGGGCTTTCATAtgttctgatggttttaaaaattttgtatacttttttaatgtttaccatttttaactgttgtaaaccgcccagagagctttggctatggggcggtatataaatataataaataaataaataaataaataaataaataaaatccataccAGGAAAAGTGATATGGCATAGAGTGCCTTGTCGATACTCCCTcactatggtttgtttaaaatatatagtGCAGAGCTGGTTCCAAGGAGGCGTTAGAgatccagtgtagtgtagtggttaaagtattGGACTTGGACTCAGGagacccaagttctagtcccTATTCTGCCATGAAACtccctaggtgactttgggccagacacggactctctgcctaacctaccttacgGGGGGGTGTTAGAGGATAACAAAGGAGAGGACGTTCGTGTACACCACCTTAGGCTGCTTGGAGGAAAGGTTTCACACCCTGTCTGGAGACCCTGTCTCTTGAAGTTTTAACTCCAGGGTGGtctgtcttcctcttttccaccGGCCTTGTACATTCCTGTGTGCTGCCCCCTATGGTTCTATACAGAAGGCTACAGTCTCTGGGCCTGTCTGGCCAGCTCCCAAGCCGGCCCCTTGCATGATAAGCGCACAGGCCTGTCTTTCTCTGCTTGCATTTTGGCATGGAAAGGAATGACAGGGTCATGACCTTGGGCTACAGGCAGCTGCATCAATAGGATCCCTTTTCTATATATAGGGCCTGATTGTGAATGTCCCCCAGCATGGGCCGCTCCTATtggcttccacacacaccctgtcagAATAACTGCTCTCATGCTTTTCATAGAAAACCAGAGCCATCGAAAAACGAAAATCCATTTTGTGCCTTGGCGACAGCTAGTCTGTCTTTTTTAGGGTTTTCTGATTTAGCCCACTTTGAAGATAATAgtcgtgtgcagcacatttcattagggtgtgcacccagggaattgtttctttttttaaaggcaaatatTTATTGACTACTCCATCATCAAGGATATtagtttcattcatttatttatcgaACGCTGTAGGCGCCCCTGCCCTGCTCTGTGTTCAGAttccctgaccacaggagggggttgcagaggagggggtgggtgggttgaggagatgctcctcaagccccagcactggtgaGGCTTTGcgatgacactggctggaggagggtcttacgagGCGACATTAGCCTTTGGGGCTCCTCTGCCTGGCCTTTTTGAAACacggcagagaggctcccatcGAGCGATTtacttttgctcctgctgccaggagtaATGGCGTGCTGtcgggggcggcagcagcagaacaACTGGAGGGCTGTTCCTGCACGTGGGTGACATTTAGGGTGTGCCCGGTATCATTTACACGTGCCTCTGTTGGCATGAGGTCGGTCGGTGCAGCTGCTCCAGCTGAGGCCTAGTGGCTGAAGGGGTGCGGATcccggcagagaggctcccagcagggCAATTCCTCttcactcctgctgccggcaGCAACGGCGTTCTCtcggaggcagcagttcttcgtcatggcagtggagcagccagagggcagtcagaggactgtcctcactgcgtctggatccccctaTGGATTCCTACTTCCCCCTCGATTTATCGTttactgcttgagacattagggtgtgcctgggcacaaccTTGCGTACGCCTGTGTTGAAGATATAGCTGCAGCTAGGGCATTTCACAAGGCACATGACAGCAACACAACACAGGTTTTGCCACTGACAGCACACTTCACAGCACTGGCAGCAAATCCCCGCTCTTTGAAAAGTGTAACCTTGATAGACGATGCATACATTTTCTGGCACCGGTTTGCCATATCCA
Proteins encoded in this region:
- the NINJ2 gene encoding ninjurin-2 encodes the protein MGSEGEMINLHASSPGSGPENIININHYATKKSVAESMLDVALFMANAAQLKAVLEQGPSFQYYAALTALIAISLFFQTAIGILLIVMARLNLNDVAKQQRLNLLNNIATVLVFITVIVNIFITAFGVQKTGLYPSYGRRLY